A genomic region of Oncorhynchus mykiss isolate Arlee chromosome 2, USDA_OmykA_1.1, whole genome shotgun sequence contains the following coding sequences:
- the LOC110499346 gene encoding vacuolar protein sorting-associated protein 4B-like, which translates to MQPVRKLQSATHFKKVQGPSSANSQLMVDDLLTPCSPGDPGAIELTWMDGPSDKIPEHIICMSDILHSLSPTRPTVNTEDLFKIRKFTEDFGQEG; encoded by the exons ATGCAGCCTGTCAGGAAACTGCAGTCAGCCACACACTTCAAAAAG GTGCAAGGTCCATCCAGTGCCAACAGTCAATTGATGGTGGATGACCTTCTGACCCCGTGCTCGCCTGGGGACCCGGGAGCCATAGAATTGACCTGGATGGATGGGCCTAGCGACAAAATTCCAGAGCACATCATCTGCATG TCTGACATACTGCACTCACTATCCCCCACACGGCCCACAGTCAACACTGAGGACTTGTTCAAGATCAGGAAGTTCACAGAGGACTTTGGACAGGAGGGCTGA